A genomic segment from Pseudomonas sp. S09G 359 encodes:
- a CDS encoding FecR family protein, giving the protein MSVEPPRLVHTTARPDDASHQASEWFALIQGGAPTPAERDELARWLAADPRNAQAYAHLEQLWAATALLVPPQVQAAPPLSRRRFVGLGLAASVAVVASGATTLWLKGISSPFADVRTAIGERRTLQLPDGSSVELAGNSALNLDFSAAQRSVELLQGEAFFQVKPHAAREFSVQTQAGRVLASEAEFCLACDAESAQLSVSRHTVRVITPNQQTDLGEGLSLRFSSTQTGAIQRAELEQVLAWRDGRLVFFDTPLLTVVNQLQRWREGKIFIPDAQLAARRVSLILNLNRPDQMLDVLSKALAVRTTRYTDLITLIQPA; this is encoded by the coding sequence ATGAGTGTTGAACCGCCGCGCCTCGTCCACACCACCGCCCGTCCCGATGACGCCAGCCATCAGGCCAGCGAGTGGTTCGCCTTGATCCAGGGCGGCGCGCCGACCCCGGCCGAGCGCGACGAACTGGCCCGCTGGCTCGCCGCCGACCCGCGCAACGCCCAGGCCTACGCGCACCTGGAACAGTTATGGGCGGCCACCGCCCTGCTGGTGCCACCTCAGGTGCAAGCCGCGCCACCGCTGTCGCGCCGGCGCTTTGTCGGCCTGGGGCTCGCCGCCAGCGTGGCGGTGGTTGCCAGTGGCGCCACCACCTTGTGGCTCAAAGGCATAAGCTCGCCGTTTGCCGATGTACGCACGGCTATCGGCGAACGGCGCACGCTGCAATTGCCCGACGGCTCCAGCGTAGAACTGGCCGGCAACAGCGCACTCAACCTGGATTTTTCAGCCGCCCAACGCTCGGTGGAACTGTTGCAGGGCGAGGCGTTTTTCCAGGTCAAACCCCATGCTGCCAGAGAGTTCAGCGTGCAGACCCAGGCCGGCCGGGTGCTGGCGAGCGAAGCCGAATTCTGCCTGGCGTGCGACGCTGAATCCGCACAGTTGAGCGTCAGCCGCCACACCGTTCGCGTGATCACCCCGAACCAGCAGACCGACCTCGGCGAAGGCCTGTCGCTGCGCTTCAGCAGCACGCAGACCGGCGCCATCCAACGCGCCGAACTGGAGCAGGTGCTGGCCTGGCGCGACGGCCGCCTGGTGTTCTTCGACACCCCGCTGCTCACGGTGGTCAACCAGCTGCAACGCTGGCGCGAAGGCAAGATCTTCATCCCCGACGCACAACTCGCGGCGCGGCGCGTCAGCCTGATCCTCAACCTCAACCGCCCGGACCAGATGCTTGATGTACTGTCCAAGGCGCTGGCCGTGCGCACCACCCGCTACACCGACCTGATCACGCTGATCCAACCGGCCTAA
- a CDS encoding RNA polymerase sigma factor: MSGSDLKALYLAHRGEIQAYLDRRLRCKETAADLTQDAFIRLSEQMGRTRIENFRAYLFSAARNLFIDHTRRQEHRKGEPLDQQAPDSLEQPSPTLEQAAIAHQQLATLNTLIQDMPEACREVFLLVRIEGLTYVQIGERLGISPKTAYSRMVRALDLLKLGMPE; this comes from the coding sequence ATGTCCGGCTCAGATCTCAAGGCGTTGTATCTCGCCCACCGCGGGGAAATCCAGGCATACCTGGACCGTCGTTTGCGCTGCAAGGAAACCGCAGCCGACCTCACGCAGGACGCGTTCATTCGCCTGTCGGAGCAGATGGGCCGCACGCGCATCGAGAATTTCCGCGCCTACCTGTTCTCCGCCGCGCGCAACCTGTTTATCGACCACACCCGCCGCCAGGAACACCGCAAAGGCGAGCCGTTGGACCAACAGGCGCCCGACAGCCTCGAGCAGCCGAGCCCGACGCTGGAGCAAGCCGCCATCGCCCATCAGCAACTCGCAACCCTTAACACGCTGATCCAGGACATGCCCGAGGCCTGCCGTGAGGTATTTTTGCTGGTACGCATCGAAGGCCTGACCTACGTGCAGATCGGCGAGCGCCTCGGCATCTCGCCGAAAACCGCCTACAGCCGCATGGTGCGGGCCCTGGACTTGTTGAAGCTGGGCATGCCCGAGTGA
- a CDS encoding ABC transporter substrate-binding protein produces MKKRALIPALALSLLASSHLLAAEKTLRIGIEAAYPPFASKTEEGKIVGFDYDIGNALCAQMKVKCVWVEGEFDGLIPSLKVKKIDMALSSMTINEDRKKSVDFTHKYYFTSSRLVMKDGAVVDDQYASLKGKTVGVQRATTTDRYATEVFEPKGITVKRYSNNEEIYMDLAAGRLDAIFADTIPLNDFLQMPRGKGYAFVGPELKDPKYVGEGAGIAVRKGNTELVSELNTAIDGIRASGEYQKISQQYFKADIYGD; encoded by the coding sequence ATGAAGAAACGCGCCCTAATTCCCGCCCTGGCCCTCAGCCTGCTCGCGTCCAGCCACTTGCTGGCCGCCGAGAAAACCCTGCGCATCGGCATTGAGGCGGCGTACCCACCGTTTGCGTCCAAGACCGAAGAGGGCAAGATCGTTGGCTTCGACTACGACATCGGCAATGCGCTGTGCGCGCAGATGAAGGTCAAGTGTGTGTGGGTCGAAGGTGAATTCGACGGTCTGATTCCTTCCCTCAAGGTGAAGAAAATCGACATGGCCCTGTCGTCCATGACCATCAACGAAGACCGCAAGAAGTCGGTGGATTTCACCCACAAGTACTACTTCACCTCGTCACGCCTGGTGATGAAGGACGGCGCGGTGGTGGATGACCAGTACGCCAGCCTCAAGGGCAAGACCGTGGGAGTGCAGCGCGCGACCACCACCGATCGCTATGCCACCGAGGTGTTCGAGCCCAAGGGCATCACCGTCAAGCGCTACAGCAATAACGAAGAAATCTACATGGACCTGGCGGCGGGGCGGCTGGATGCGATCTTTGCCGATACCATCCCGTTGAATGACTTCCTGCAGATGCCACGGGGCAAGGGCTACGCCTTTGTCGGCCCGGAGCTGAAGGACCCCAAATATGTGGGCGAGGGCGCTGGGATTGCGGTGCGCAAGGGTAATACCGAGTTGGTCAGTGAGCTGAACACCGCCATCGACGGCATTCGGGCCAGTGGTGAGTACCAGAAGATTTCGCAGCAGTACTTTAAAGCTGATATCTACGGCGATTGA
- a CDS encoding transcriptional regulator: MNTAEHDKALQNFRAISDAIATLFFPHAEVVLHDLRTQKVDYIANNLSKRSIGDDSALEDMLSDDVSEVNIGPYEKLNWDGQKIRSLSTVLRDAKDRPLAVLCINLNISLFENAKAALDLFLSPSKLIPQPDSLFRDDWQERINTFLHAWMRERQLSLNLLTRDHKRELVLALHAEGAFKGKSASNYVANVLGMGRATVYKHLKELKG; encoded by the coding sequence ATGAACACCGCTGAACACGACAAGGCCTTGCAGAATTTTCGCGCGATCAGCGACGCAATCGCCACCTTGTTTTTTCCCCACGCCGAAGTGGTGCTGCATGACCTGCGCACGCAAAAGGTCGATTACATCGCCAATAACCTGTCCAAGCGCAGCATTGGCGATGACTCGGCGCTGGAGGACATGCTCAGCGATGACGTCAGCGAAGTGAATATCGGCCCGTACGAAAAGCTCAACTGGGACGGTCAGAAAATCCGCAGCCTGAGCACCGTACTGCGCGACGCCAAGGATCGGCCGCTGGCGGTGCTGTGCATCAACCTGAATATCTCATTGTTCGAAAACGCCAAGGCGGCGCTGGACCTATTCCTGTCGCCGAGCAAGCTGATCCCGCAACCGGACTCACTGTTTCGAGATGACTGGCAGGAACGCATCAACACCTTCTTGCATGCTTGGATGCGCGAGCGTCAGTTGAGCCTGAATCTGCTGACCCGCGACCACAAGCGCGAGCTGGTGCTGGCACTGCATGCCGAAGGCGCGTTCAAGGGCAAAAGCGCCTCGAACTATGTGGCCAATGTGCTGGGGATGGGTCGGGCGACGGTGTACAAGCACCTGAAAGAACTCAAGGGCTGA
- a CDS encoding FAD-binding oxidoreductase, whose protein sequence is MSHADFIIIGGGIAGASTGFWLSPHAKVLVLERENHPAYHSTGRSAALYTAAYGTPQVRALTLASRAFFDNPPAGFCEHPLLTPRGEMTVDFSGDPAELNAQYLSAKATVPQVVQLNADEACAKLPILRREKVHGAIYDPTASDIDTDALHQGYLRGIRRNGGEVRTDNHVLGLSRDGAGLWHVQTQDTTYTAPIIINAAGAWADHIGALAGAASIGLQPKRRSAFIFAGPEGVDSHAWPMLVALDEAFYMKPDAGMFLGSPANADPVEPQDIQPEELDIAMGIYQIEEATTLTIRRPTRTWAGLRSFVHDGDLLSGFDPQVPGLFWVAAQGGYGIQTSPAMGQASAALVRGAPLPQALTQFGLDAGMLSPTRLEPH, encoded by the coding sequence ATGAGCCACGCAGATTTCATCATCATCGGCGGCGGCATTGCCGGTGCTTCCACGGGGTTCTGGTTGTCGCCGCATGCCAAGGTGCTGGTGCTGGAGCGTGAAAACCACCCGGCCTATCACTCCACCGGGCGTTCGGCGGCGCTCTACACCGCCGCCTATGGCACCCCGCAGGTGCGTGCGTTGACCCTGGCCAGCCGGGCGTTTTTCGACAACCCACCAGCGGGCTTCTGCGAGCACCCGTTGCTGACGCCACGCGGTGAGATGACGGTGGATTTCAGCGGCGACCCGGCCGAGTTGAACGCCCAATACCTGAGCGCCAAGGCCACTGTGCCACAGGTCGTACAGCTGAACGCGGATGAGGCCTGTGCGAAATTGCCGATCCTGCGCCGTGAAAAAGTCCATGGTGCGATCTATGACCCGACCGCCAGCGATATCGACACCGACGCCCTGCACCAGGGTTACCTGCGCGGCATCCGGCGCAATGGAGGCGAAGTGCGCACCGACAACCACGTATTGGGTTTGAGCCGCGACGGCGCCGGCCTGTGGCATGTGCAAACGCAGGACACCACCTACACCGCACCGATCATCATCAACGCCGCCGGCGCCTGGGCCGATCATATCGGCGCCCTGGCCGGCGCCGCTTCTATCGGCCTGCAACCCAAGCGGCGCTCGGCGTTTATCTTCGCCGGCCCCGAAGGCGTAGACAGCCATGCCTGGCCGATGCTGGTTGCGCTCGACGAAGCCTTCTACATGAAGCCCGACGCCGGCATGTTCCTGGGTTCTCCGGCGAATGCCGACCCGGTGGAACCTCAGGACATCCAGCCCGAAGAACTGGACATCGCCATGGGCATCTACCAGATCGAAGAAGCCACCACCCTGACCATCCGCCGCCCGACCCGCACCTGGGCCGGCCTGCGCAGTTTTGTACACGATGGGGATTTGCTCAGCGGTTTCGACCCCCAGGTGCCTGGGCTGTTCTGGGTTGCGGCGCAAGGCGGCTATGGCATCCAGACCTCGCCGGCCATGGGCCAGGCCAGTGCGGCCCTGGTGCGCGGCGCGCCGCTGCCGCAAGCGTTGACACAGTTCGGCCTGGACGCTGGTATGCTCTCCCCCACGCGCCTGGAGCCCCATTGA
- a CDS encoding ornithine cyclodeaminase family protein, with protein sequence MPSTPHVIHQTQARELLAQVDVPQILRKLFRDLAAGQAVQPAQQLVEFPQGAGDFINYLGVLAEDGVYGVKTSPYIVREQGPLVTAWTLLMSMQTGQPVLLCDAAELTTARTAATTALAVDALASQNARRLAIIGSGKVAQAHLHYVKNLRDWQSINLFSPSLAGANSQLENLDPRLKIAATCDAALHDADVILLCTSSAGPVIDPARLSKPALITSISTNAPRAHEVPPQSLHDMQVFCDYRRTTPGAAGEMLIAAEQHGWDSSAVIGDLPELLSEQVPRPSYDRHVFFRSIGLGLEDIALANALWRLL encoded by the coding sequence ATGCCCAGCACACCCCACGTCATCCACCAAACCCAAGCCCGCGAATTACTCGCCCAGGTCGACGTACCGCAGATCCTGCGCAAGCTGTTCCGCGACCTGGCCGCCGGGCAGGCGGTGCAGCCGGCGCAGCAGTTGGTGGAGTTCCCGCAGGGCGCCGGCGACTTCATCAACTACCTGGGCGTGCTGGCTGAAGATGGCGTGTACGGGGTGAAGACTTCGCCCTACATCGTGCGTGAGCAAGGGCCGCTGGTCACCGCCTGGACCTTGTTGATGTCGATGCAAACAGGCCAGCCCGTATTGCTGTGCGACGCCGCCGAGTTGACTACCGCGCGCACCGCCGCGACCACGGCATTGGCGGTGGATGCGCTGGCCTCTCAGAACGCGCGACGCCTGGCGATTATCGGCAGCGGCAAGGTGGCCCAGGCCCATCTGCATTACGTGAAAAACCTGCGGGACTGGCAGAGCATCAACCTGTTCTCACCGAGCCTGGCCGGGGCAAATTCCCAACTCGAAAACCTCGACCCGCGTTTAAAGATCGCTGCAACCTGCGATGCCGCGTTGCACGACGCCGACGTGATCCTGCTGTGCACCTCCTCGGCCGGGCCGGTGATCGACCCGGCACGCCTGAGCAAACCGGCGCTGATCACCTCCATCAGCACCAACGCGCCGCGCGCCCATGAAGTACCGCCCCAGAGCCTCCACGACATGCAGGTGTTCTGCGACTATCGCCGCACCACCCCAGGTGCGGCCGGCGAAATGCTGATCGCCGCCGAGCAGCACGGTTGGGACTCGAGCGCCGTAATCGGCGACCTGCCCGAACTGCTCAGCGAGCAAGTACCGCGCCCGTCCTACGACCGCCATGTATTCTTCCGCTCCATCGGCCTGGGCCTGGAAGACATCGCCCTGGCCAATGCCCTCTGGAGACTGTTATGA
- a CDS encoding LysR family transcriptional regulator — MEKTEIEGLWTHIHWLSVLEEQGTYTAAAARLGVSKSAVSQRISDLEKATGTRLVTRTTRSVRLTDAGLSLTREVRSAYAQIARSFSSVRDSVGEIRGLVRLTAPVAFARQQLVPHLSEFLQQYPQVRIQLDVSDALSSLAAEGYDLAVRHGFQVPETHVAWKLCDTGSVLVATREYLQDHGEPREPGDLSAHNCLFYPRGTDQPAWTFERGSKNVERLTVPIAGSFATNNSEALRDAALNHLGIALLPDFSAHAALASGKLVQVLKGWTLKGAFADEIYLIRPYSPHVPKSVSALVGFLKEKLCTGFRFTG; from the coding sequence ATGGAAAAGACTGAGATCGAAGGGCTTTGGACCCATATCCACTGGCTATCGGTGTTGGAAGAACAAGGCACCTACACCGCTGCCGCCGCACGTTTGGGGGTGAGTAAATCCGCCGTCAGCCAACGCATATCGGACCTGGAAAAGGCCACCGGCACGCGGCTGGTCACCCGCACCACGCGCAGTGTGCGGCTCACCGATGCCGGGCTGTCGTTGACCCGCGAAGTGCGCAGCGCTTATGCGCAGATCGCGCGCAGCTTCTCGTCGGTGCGCGACTCGGTCGGGGAGATTCGTGGTCTGGTGCGTCTTACGGCACCCGTGGCATTCGCCCGTCAGCAACTGGTGCCGCATCTGTCGGAGTTCTTGCAGCAGTACCCGCAGGTGCGCATTCAACTGGACGTGTCGGATGCCTTGAGTTCGCTGGCGGCCGAGGGCTACGACCTGGCCGTACGCCACGGTTTCCAGGTGCCGGAAACCCATGTGGCGTGGAAGCTGTGCGACACCGGCTCAGTGCTGGTGGCCACCCGGGAGTACCTGCAAGACCACGGCGAACCCCGCGAACCTGGCGACCTGTCGGCCCACAACTGCCTGTTTTACCCACGCGGCACCGACCAGCCCGCCTGGACCTTCGAGCGCGGCAGCAAAAACGTCGAGCGCCTCACCGTGCCCATCGCCGGCAGCTTCGCCACCAACAACAGCGAAGCCTTGCGCGACGCGGCCCTCAACCACCTGGGTATCGCCCTGCTCCCGGACTTCAGCGCCCACGCCGCGCTGGCCAGTGGCAAGCTGGTGCAGGTGCTCAAGGGCTGGACGCTCAAGGGTGCGTTTGCCGATGAGATCTACTTGATTCGGCCGTATTCGCCGCATGTGCCGAAGTCGGTGAGTGCGTTGGTGGGTTTTTTGAAGGAGAAGCTTTGCACTGGTTTTCGGTTTACGGGGTGA
- a CDS encoding CoA-acylating methylmalonate-semialdehyde dehydrogenase — MTTTIEHYINDQRVSRDDRYQDVYNPATGEVTGRVALASRQTVSEAVAAAQAAFDGWADTPPIRRARVLFEYLHLLRERKDDLARIIVAEHGKVFTDAQGEVDRGIDILEFACGIPNLLKGEHSDQVSRGMDNWTLRQPLGVVAGVTPFNFPVMVPMWMYPIAIAAGNTFILKPSPTDPSASLFMAELLREAGLPKGVFNVVQGDKEAVDALLDHPDVKALSFVGSTPIAQYIYETGARHGKRVQGLGGAKNHMVVMPDADIEKTVDALMGAAYGSAGERCMAISVAVLVGDVGDKVIAALTERAKLLRITDGRDLKAEMGPIVSRAALERISGYIEQGVQAGAQLLLDGRDYVPTEAGLENGFWLGATLFDHVTQEMSIYREEIFGPVLACVRVNDFGEAIKLVNDHEFGNGVSCFTRDGNIAREFARRIQVGMVGINVPIPVPMAWHGFGGWKKSLFGDMHAYGTEGVRFYTKQKSIMQRWSESIEQGAEFAMPVSK, encoded by the coding sequence ATGACCACTACAATCGAGCACTACATCAACGACCAGCGCGTTTCCCGCGATGATCGCTATCAGGACGTGTACAACCCGGCCACCGGCGAAGTCACCGGCCGCGTCGCCCTGGCCAGCCGCCAGACCGTGTCCGAAGCCGTCGCCGCCGCCCAGGCCGCCTTCGATGGTTGGGCCGACACCCCGCCAATCCGCCGCGCCCGTGTGTTGTTCGAATACCTGCACCTGCTGCGTGAGCGCAAGGACGACCTGGCGCGCATAATCGTCGCCGAGCACGGCAAGGTGTTCACCGACGCCCAGGGCGAAGTCGACCGGGGTATCGACATCCTCGAATTCGCCTGTGGTATCCCCAACCTGCTCAAGGGCGAGCACTCGGACCAAGTGTCCCGTGGCATGGACAACTGGACCCTGCGCCAGCCGCTGGGTGTGGTTGCCGGCGTGACGCCGTTCAACTTCCCGGTGATGGTACCGATGTGGATGTATCCGATCGCTATCGCGGCGGGCAACACCTTCATCCTCAAGCCAAGCCCGACTGACCCGAGCGCGTCGCTGTTCATGGCCGAGTTGTTGCGTGAAGCCGGCCTGCCTAAAGGCGTGTTCAACGTGGTGCAGGGCGACAAGGAAGCGGTGGATGCGCTGCTTGATCACCCGGACGTCAAGGCCCTGAGCTTCGTTGGCTCGACGCCGATTGCCCAATACATCTACGAAACCGGCGCCCGTCACGGCAAGCGCGTACAAGGTTTGGGCGGCGCGAAAAACCACATGGTGGTGATGCCGGATGCGGACATCGAAAAAACCGTCGACGCGCTGATGGGCGCCGCCTACGGCAGTGCCGGCGAGCGCTGCATGGCGATTTCGGTGGCGGTGCTGGTGGGCGATGTGGGTGACAAAGTCATCGCCGCCCTGACCGAGCGCGCAAAGCTTCTGCGCATCACCGACGGCCGCGACCTCAAGGCCGAGATGGGCCCGATTGTGTCCCGCGCCGCACTGGAACGCATCAGCGGCTATATCGAACAGGGCGTACAAGCCGGTGCGCAACTGCTGCTCGACGGTCGCGACTACGTGCCCACCGAAGCGGGCCTGGAAAACGGCTTCTGGCTCGGCGCGACACTGTTTGACCACGTGACCCAAGAGATGAGCATCTACCGCGAAGAAATCTTCGGCCCGGTGCTGGCCTGCGTGCGCGTGAATGACTTCGGCGAGGCCATCAAGCTGGTCAACGACCACGAGTTCGGCAACGGCGTCAGCTGCTTCACCCGCGACGGCAACATCGCCCGCGAATTTGCACGGCGTATCCAGGTGGGCATGGTCGGCATCAACGTACCGATCCCGGTGCCGATGGCCTGGCACGGCTTTGGCGGCTGGAAGAAGAGCCTGTTTGGCGACATGCATGCCTACGGCACCGAAGGCGTGCGCTTCTATACCAAGCAGAAGTCGATCATGCAGCGCTGGTCGGAGAGCATCGAGCAGGGCGCGGAGTTTGCGATGCCGGTGTCCAAATAG